AATGCCGTCGCCCGCGACGCAAACAGCCCGGCCGCAAGGAGCACCAGTACCGCGGTTCTGAGGTGGGAGCGAAGCGTTTTCATGGTCGGCGTTGTAACGCATCGGTGCTGAACGTGAAATGAACAGTGAACGCCGATAAAAACATGCCTGCCAAACCCCTGAAACACCAGAAAACAAGACTGTGATTTTCGTAGCCCAAGCGAAGATCACGAGATTTCAGTCTAGACTGCGTTCCAACCTCAATGAAAGCACATCAGGCGCTTTCCTGCATCACGGCGCGAAAACGCAGCAGCCCGTGATACAGCAGCAGCTCATCGTCATGACGGATCTCGGAGAATTCGAGCACAAGGTGTGTCCGTCCGCGCGCACCTATGGCCAGCACCGCCTTGGCGAGGCGCGCCTTTATCCTGTCCATGATCGCACGCGTTTCGGCTTCGCCATGGGCCTTTGACCAGATATGCAGCGTGACCAACTGATCGGCCTCGTTCTGGACACCGGTGTCCCAGTCGAAGGCGCTGGTCTGGCCGCACGTTACATAGGGAAAGGCAACATTCTCGGCTGGCCGTTCGAGCAATCCCGCACCGCCCAGCAGCGCCGAGAGCGATGCATCGCTTCTCAGTCTCTGGAATAGTGCCTGCTGCAAATCGCCGGACGCGGTCATCGTCTTGTTCCATCACCAGTGTGTATCTGAGCCGCCGGCAGCTTTCCGATCGAACCTAGCCGCGTTCGGATTCTTCCGCCAGATCACGACTTGCGGCGTGGCCTGCTGTTAGCTCTTGTGGGTGCCGAAAAAAAATACGAATAGTCTTGTCGATGCGCCGTTCCGAAACTGCGCGCATGCAGTTTCCGCGCGCAGCCGAAGACGGATTTCCGAATGGCCAGTCCCGAACCGCGCAAGAGAAGAGGACCGATCGCCGCCTGGTTGCTGGCCCTGG
The nucleotide sequence above comes from Mesorhizobium shangrilense. Encoded proteins:
- a CDS encoding DUF3168 domain-containing protein, which produces MTASGDLQQALFQRLRSDASLSALLGGAGLLERPAENVAFPYVTCGQTSAFDWDTGVQNEADQLVTLHIWSKAHGEAETRAIMDRIKARLAKAVLAIGARGRTHLVLEFSEIRHDDELLLYHGLLRFRAVMQESA